A stretch of Lathyrus oleraceus cultivar Zhongwan6 chromosome 6, CAAS_Psat_ZW6_1.0, whole genome shotgun sequence DNA encodes these proteins:
- the LOC127091361 gene encoding dihydroorotate dehydrogenase (quinone), mitochondrial, with product MAAWSSRKLLRDVFLKRGVLNRSSSVRGFSSAPENAPKIGYYSKKGRLLTGATLGLVIAGGAYVSTVDEATFCGWLFSATKLVNPFFALMDAEVAHKLAVSAAARCWLPREKRPDPSILGLEVWGRKFSNPVGLAAGFDKNAEAVDGLLGLGFGFVEVGSVTPVPQDGNPKPRMFRLRDEGAVINRCGFNSEGIVAVAKRLGAQHGKRKLDETSSTSNNEVKNGGKAGPGILGVNLGKNKTSEDAAADYVQGVHTLSQFADYLVINVSSPNTPGLRMLQGRKQLKDLVKKVQAARDEMQWGEEGPPPLLVKIAPDLSKEDLEDIAAVALALHLDGLIISNTTISRPDNVNTNPLATETGGLSGKPLFNLSTNILKEMYTLTRGKIPLIGCGGISSGEDAYTKIRSGATLVQLYTAFAYGGPALIPQIKAELAECLERDGFKSILDAVGADCR from the exons ATGGCCGCATGGTCTTCTAGAAAGTTGCTCAGAGATGTTTTTCTCAAAAGGGGTGTTTTGAATCGAAGTTCAAGCGTCAGAGGTTTTTCTTCTGCACCTGAAAATGCTCCTAAGATTGGTTACTACTCAAAGAAG GGAAGACTATTGACAGGAGCCACCTTAGGGCTAGTTATAGCTGGCGGAGCTTATGTGAGTACTGTGGATGAAGCTACTTTCTG TGGATGGTTATTCTCAGCAACAAAACTTGTGAATCCTTTTTTCGCTTTGATGGACGCCGAGGTTGCACATAAACTAGCCGTCTCAGCTGCAGCTCGTTGTTGGCTTCCAAGGGAAAAGAGGCCCGATCCATCAATCTTAGGGTTAGAGGTTTGGGGAAGAAAGTTTTCCAACCCAGTCGGTCTTGCTGCAGGGTTCGATAAAAACGCTGAGGCTGTGGATGGCTTACTTGGTTTGGGCTTTGGCTTTGTGGAGGTTGGTTCTGTTACTCCCGTCCCTCAGGATGGAAATCCAAAGCCTCGAATGTTCAGGTTGCGAGACGAAGG CGCTGTTATAAATAGATGTGGCTTTAATAGTGAGGGGATTGTTGCTGTTGCAAAACGGTTGGGTGCTCAGCATGGTAAGAGGAAACTAGATGAAACTTCAAGCACTTCAAATAATGAAGTCAAAAACGGTGGAAAAGCTGGCCCTGGCATTCTTGGTGTGAATCTCGGCAAGAACAAGACTAGTGAAGATGCTGCAGCAGACTATGTTCAAGGAGTACATACATTGTCCCAATTTGCTGATTATTTG GTGATTAATGTTTCATCACCCAATACCCCTGGCTTGCGCATGCTCCAAGGAAGAAAGCAATTGAAGGATCTTGTGAAGAAG GTTCAGGCTGCACGTGATGAAATGCAATGGGGTGAGGAGGGTCCTCCTCCATTGCTGGTAAAAATTGCACCAGATTTGTCTAAAGAAGACCTTGAAGATATTGCTGCA GTTGCCTTGGCTCTTCACTTGGATGGACTG ATTATATCAAATACAACAATTTCGAGACCAGATAATGTCAATACAAATCCATTGGCTACAGAAACTGGCGGCTTGAGTGGGAAGCCTCTCTTCAATCTCTCTACCAATATCTTGAAGGAGATGTATACATTGACAAGG GGCAAGATTCCTTTGATTGGCTGCGGAGGCATTAGCAG TGGGGAGGATGCATACACGAAAATACGATCTGGAGCAACTCTTGTCCAGCTCTATACAGCATTTGCATACGGGGGACCCGCACTCATTCCTCAAATAAAG GCCGAATTAGCTGAATGCTTGGAAAGAGATGGTTTCAAATCCATCCTTGATGCAGTTGGTGCAGATTGCAGATGA